A DNA window from Anaerobaca lacustris contains the following coding sequences:
- a CDS encoding dihydroorotase: MAEQVLIRNGRVIDPAHNLDAVCDVLVLDGKIAEVGRVNGAVARSAERVIDATGKLVTPGLIDIHVHFREPGDEEEETIASGSAAAVAAGFTSVVCMPNTNPTIENETDIEYVHRKGRQARKTHVYVMGAITKKREGVELAEMGLMAEAGARGFTDDGHGVQDVAVMLRALKYAKMFDRVVAQHCQDDRIVGQGVMNAGYYSTILGLPGMDALAEEGMLWRDIQLIRKTGVRYHAQHISTAGAVELIRQAKKDALPVTCEVTPHHLLLTEELCADYDTNYKVNPPLRGRKDVEALKQAIAEGLVDALATDHAPHLQSEKELEFLAAPFGIASLECALGLYVKALIEPKVLDWPGLIRLMTVNPAGIIGIDKGTLGRGRQGDVTIIDPDAEWVVDVNQFVSKSRNCPYHGWKLKGKVEKTLVGGEIRFEAHAAANTV; this comes from the coding sequence ATGGCTGAGCAGGTGCTGATCCGGAACGGGCGGGTGATCGACCCGGCCCACAATCTCGACGCTGTCTGCGACGTGCTCGTTCTCGACGGCAAGATCGCGGAGGTCGGCCGAGTCAACGGCGCCGTCGCCAGGTCGGCCGAGCGGGTCATCGATGCGACGGGCAAGCTCGTTACGCCCGGGCTGATCGACATTCACGTGCATTTCCGCGAGCCGGGCGACGAGGAAGAGGAGACGATCGCCAGCGGCTCGGCCGCCGCCGTGGCCGCCGGGTTCACCTCGGTGGTCTGCATGCCCAACACCAATCCCACCATCGAGAACGAGACCGATATCGAATACGTCCATCGCAAGGGCCGCCAGGCGCGGAAGACCCACGTCTATGTGATGGGCGCGATCACCAAGAAACGCGAAGGCGTCGAGCTGGCGGAGATGGGCTTGATGGCCGAGGCCGGCGCGCGGGGGTTCACCGACGACGGGCACGGCGTGCAGGATGTGGCGGTGATGCTGCGGGCTTTGAAATACGCCAAGATGTTCGACCGCGTGGTGGCCCAGCACTGCCAGGACGACCGGATCGTGGGCCAGGGGGTCATGAACGCGGGCTACTACTCGACGATCCTGGGCCTGCCCGGCATGGACGCGCTGGCCGAGGAGGGTATGCTGTGGCGCGACATCCAGTTGATCCGCAAGACGGGCGTCCGCTACCACGCCCAGCACATCTCGACGGCCGGGGCGGTCGAGCTGATCCGCCAGGCGAAGAAGGACGCGCTGCCGGTGACGTGCGAGGTGACGCCGCACCATCTGCTGCTGACGGAGGAACTGTGCGCCGACTACGACACGAACTACAAGGTCAATCCGCCGCTGCGCGGCCGCAAGGACGTCGAGGCGCTGAAGCAGGCGATCGCCGAGGGGCTGGTCGACGCCCTGGCGACCGACCACGCTCCGCACCTGCAAAGCGAGAAGGAACTGGAGTTCCTGGCGGCGCCGTTCGGGATCGCCAGCCTGGAGTGTGCGTTGGGGCTGTATGTCAAGGCGTTGATCGAGCCGAAGGTCCTCGACTGGCCGGGGCTGATCCGGCTGATGACCGTCAACCCGGCCGGGATCATCGGCATCGACAAGGGCACGCTCGGCCGAGGCCGCCAGGGCGACGTGACGATCATTGATCCCGACGCCGAATGGGTCGTCGATGTGAACCAGTTCGTCTCCAAGAGCCGCAACTGCCCCTATCATGGCTGGAAGCTCAAGGGCAAGGTCGAGAAGACCCTCGTCGGAGGCGAGATCCGCTTCGAAGCCCACGCCGCCGCGAATACTGTTTGA
- a CDS encoding DNA-directed RNA polymerase subunit alpha C-terminal domain-containing protein yields the protein MEQIAEREIDLFAEPLPSMAALQVLSRLVHSSESSRIRFAETVEAQAAKTSAEANLAVGIGLFILGRHEQAVERLQKAKDGLHKFTYLAYALRRRKRYAEAIDCLQRALDFGAEPLNVNLEKAATYREGRDPDSAAKELDACKNFENVSAEYHYQRGRLQEAQGEYDKAVQNYKTVLELAPEHHRALFHLAYRHDLSGYESAAIDYYKQAIACAPAYVSALLNLAVLYEDRGQFDKAGLCLETVLECHPNHPRARLFKRDVDSSKTMYYDEEREKKRSRKNQILETPISDFELSVRSRNCLRKMNIRTLGDLLNITEAELLSYKNFGETSLREIKAILDTKGLRLGMALEDKGLPAGELTDTSSPEEQGLLNKLVDDLQLSVRARKCLQKLNLHTVGELTRTTEAELLGCKNFGVTSLNEIKKALSGLGLSLRNLD from the coding sequence ATGGAGCAGATTGCCGAACGGGAGATTGACCTTTTTGCCGAGCCATTGCCGTCGATGGCCGCGCTGCAGGTCCTGTCGCGCCTCGTCCACTCCAGCGAGTCCAGCCGTATCCGGTTCGCTGAGACGGTGGAGGCACAGGCCGCCAAGACCTCGGCTGAGGCCAACCTGGCCGTGGGGATCGGCCTGTTCATCCTCGGAAGGCACGAACAAGCCGTGGAGAGGCTCCAGAAGGCCAAGGACGGCCTCCACAAGTTCACGTATCTGGCCTACGCGCTTCGCAGACGCAAACGGTACGCCGAAGCGATCGACTGCCTGCAACGCGCCCTCGATTTCGGCGCCGAGCCGCTGAACGTCAATCTCGAAAAGGCGGCAACCTATCGCGAGGGCCGCGACCCGGATTCAGCCGCCAAGGAACTGGACGCCTGCAAGAACTTCGAAAACGTCAGCGCCGAGTACCATTATCAACGGGGACGCCTCCAGGAAGCCCAAGGCGAGTACGACAAGGCCGTGCAGAACTACAAGACGGTCCTGGAGCTGGCCCCGGAGCATCACCGCGCGCTGTTTCACCTGGCCTATCGACACGATCTGTCCGGGTATGAATCGGCGGCCATCGACTACTACAAGCAGGCCATCGCCTGCGCCCCGGCCTATGTCAGCGCCCTGCTGAATCTGGCCGTCCTCTACGAAGATCGCGGCCAGTTCGACAAGGCCGGCCTGTGCCTGGAAACGGTGCTCGAATGCCACCCCAATCACCCGCGCGCCCGCCTGTTCAAGAGGGACGTCGACAGCTCCAAGACGATGTACTACGACGAGGAGCGAGAGAAGAAGAGGAGCCGCAAGAATCAGATCCTCGAGACGCCCATCTCCGATTTCGAACTGTCGGTGCGCAGCAGGAACTGCCTGAGGAAGATGAACATCCGCACGCTGGGCGACCTGCTGAACATCACCGAGGCCGAACTGCTGTCGTACAAGAACTTCGGTGAAACCTCCCTGCGCGAGATCAAGGCGATCCTGGACACCAAGGGGCTCCGACTGGGCATGGCGTTGGAGGACAAAGGTCTGCCGGCCGGCGAACTTACAGACACAAGCAGTCCGGAAGAGCAGGGGCTCCTGAACAAGCTGGTGGACGATCTCCAACTGTCAGTCCGAGCCCGCAAGTGCCTGCAGAAGCTCAACCTCCACACCGTCGGCGAACTGACGCGGACGACCGAGGCCGAGCTTCTCGGCTGCAAGAACTTCGGCGTCACGAGCCTGAACGAGATCAAGAAGGCCCTCTCGGGTCTCGGCTTGTCCCTGCGAAACCTCGATTAG
- a CDS encoding SpoIID/LytB domain-containing protein, with protein MGLIALTALLPGCGRREIVRPTPQMDADSRFWVRVLLLPNATECTVAAPAPIYAGAHNVTAALPAGGATGAALDSPIRVTLSDGRIHLGATPHATDEVTISTEQPHIFSLNGQSYRGRLKLVRNKDGRTFNAVNVVPLEPYLAGVVGAEMPAYWEPQALRAQAIAARTYCLYTKNRFGVNRSWDVSSTQANQVYRGLSAETAQIWNAVTATYGRVLVSGRGQSPETGLFPTYYSSICGGHTENCERVFGEAFEPLKAVPCPYCKDVARMGMFFWPMAQFDRATVTARLVQRYPSLEKLGEITGIVAIEKSDHDQFARLTRIRLTGSTGKTDSLRAEDLRLTLDPSGRKIQSTICHIVPWGDGWAFLSGRGWGHGVGMCQCGAEGMARLGKSAEEILQHYYPGSAIVSLY; from the coding sequence ATGGGTCTGATCGCGCTGACCGCGCTGCTGCCCGGTTGCGGCCGGCGGGAAATCGTTCGGCCGACGCCTCAGATGGACGCGGACTCGCGGTTCTGGGTGCGCGTCCTGCTGCTGCCCAACGCCACCGAGTGCACCGTGGCGGCGCCGGCGCCGATATACGCCGGCGCCCACAACGTGACGGCGGCCCTGCCGGCCGGCGGCGCGACGGGCGCGGCGCTCGACAGTCCCATCCGCGTGACGCTCTCCGACGGACGGATCCACCTGGGCGCGACACCGCACGCGACGGACGAAGTGACGATCAGCACCGAGCAGCCCCACATCTTCTCGCTGAACGGCCAAAGCTATCGCGGCAGGCTCAAACTCGTTCGCAACAAGGACGGACGGACGTTCAACGCCGTCAACGTCGTCCCGCTGGAACCCTATCTGGCGGGCGTTGTCGGCGCCGAGATGCCCGCCTATTGGGAACCCCAGGCGCTGCGGGCCCAGGCCATCGCCGCCAGGACCTATTGCCTCTACACCAAGAATCGCTTCGGCGTCAATCGTAGCTGGGACGTCAGCAGCACGCAGGCCAACCAGGTGTATCGCGGGCTCAGCGCCGAGACCGCGCAGATCTGGAACGCCGTGACCGCCACCTACGGCAGGGTACTGGTGTCCGGACGCGGGCAAAGCCCCGAGACGGGTCTGTTCCCGACCTACTACAGTTCCATCTGCGGCGGACACACAGAGAATTGCGAGCGTGTCTTCGGCGAGGCCTTCGAGCCGCTCAAGGCCGTGCCCTGCCCCTACTGCAAAGACGTTGCGAGGATGGGCATGTTCTTCTGGCCGATGGCCCAATTCGACCGGGCCACGGTGACGGCGCGTCTGGTCCAGCGCTATCCTTCGTTGGAGAAGCTCGGGGAGATCACCGGCATCGTCGCGATCGAGAAGAGCGACCACGATCAGTTCGCGCGGCTGACCCGAATCCGCCTGACCGGATCGACGGGCAAGACCGACTCGCTGCGTGCCGAAGACCTTCGGCTGACCCTGGACCCGAGCGGGCGCAAAATCCAGAGCACCATCTGCCACATCGTGCCCTGGGGCGACGGCTGGGCCTTCCTTTCCGGACGCGGCTGGGGCCACGGGGTCGGCATGTGCCAGTGCGGGGCCGAGGGCATGGCCCGGCTCGGCAAGAGCGCCGAGGAGATTCTCCAGCACTATTACCCGGGCTCGGCGATCGTGAGCCTGTACTGA
- the tgt gene encoding tRNA guanosine(34) transglycosylase Tgt produces the protein MSHFEVIASDPHCGARRGVLTTAHGPVQTPAFMPVGTAGTVKGLTPDQIEATGAGIVLANTYHLMLRPGAEVVERVGGLHRFMAWDRPILTDSGGYQVFSLSALTRIDDEGVEFASHVDGAKVHLNAEIATNIQNRLGADVIMCFDECTPFPAEPERLEKAVARTIAWARRCRQAHRRDGQLLFGIVQGGIDLALRSHCAEEIVRIGFDGYAIGGLSVGEGHEHMVRTVEHTAALLPADRPRYLMGVGMPADIVAAVRAGVDMFDCVLPTRNGRNAFAFTRQGPLRLRNSVHIDSTEPIEDGCDCYACRNFTRGAIRHFFNCSEMLGPILLTVHNLRFYQRLMAEIRLQIEQGGFDCWAATALARDDSVR, from the coding sequence ATGTCACATTTTGAAGTCATCGCTTCCGACCCTCACTGCGGCGCCCGTCGCGGCGTGCTCACCACGGCCCACGGGCCCGTCCAGACGCCCGCCTTCATGCCCGTCGGCACCGCCGGGACCGTCAAGGGCCTCACGCCGGACCAGATCGAAGCCACGGGCGCCGGGATCGTCCTGGCCAACACCTACCACCTCATGCTCCGCCCCGGAGCCGAGGTCGTCGAGAGGGTCGGCGGACTGCATCGCTTCATGGCGTGGGACCGCCCGATCCTGACCGACAGCGGAGGCTATCAGGTCTTCTCTCTCAGCGCCCTGACCCGGATCGACGACGAAGGCGTCGAGTTCGCCAGTCACGTCGACGGCGCGAAGGTCCACCTCAACGCCGAGATCGCCACCAACATTCAGAACCGGCTCGGCGCCGACGTTATTATGTGCTTCGACGAATGCACTCCCTTCCCCGCCGAGCCCGAGCGCCTGGAGAAGGCCGTGGCGCGCACCATCGCCTGGGCCCGCCGATGTCGGCAGGCCCACCGGCGCGACGGGCAGTTGCTCTTCGGCATCGTTCAGGGCGGGATCGATCTTGCGCTTCGTAGCCATTGCGCCGAAGAAATCGTTCGTATCGGTTTTGACGGATATGCGATCGGCGGCCTCAGCGTCGGAGAGGGCCACGAGCACATGGTCCGCACGGTCGAGCACACCGCCGCCCTGCTGCCGGCCGACCGGCCCCGGTACCTGATGGGGGTCGGAATGCCCGCCGACATCGTCGCCGCCGTGCGCGCCGGGGTGGACATGTTCGACTGCGTCCTGCCGACCCGAAACGGGCGCAACGCCTTCGCTTTCACCCGACAAGGTCCCCTGCGGCTGCGCAACAGCGTCCATATCGACTCGACCGAGCCGATCGAGGACGGCTGCGACTGCTACGCCTGCCGGAATTTCACGCGGGGAGCGATCCGGCACTTCTTCAACTGCTCCGAGATGCTCGGGCCCATCCTCCTGACGGTGCACAATCTGAGGTTCTACCAGCGCCTGATGGCCGAGATCCGTCTTCAGATCGAGCAGGGCGGCTTCGACTGCTGGGCCGCCACCGCGCTGGCACGCGACGACAGCGTCCGATAA
- the yajC gene encoding preprotein translocase subunit YajC — protein MANVWIIAQAGNDQAPTRITSEPVTGGEESTVVVPDPNGGPPATGADRPAASWMQFMPLVLIFVVMYLFLMRGPRKQQQKHKQMVQSLNKNDRVRTIGGIFGTVVEVRGDEVVLKIDESNNTKIRVSTSAIGKNLSQEGKD, from the coding sequence ATGGCAAACGTGTGGATCATAGCGCAAGCAGGCAACGATCAGGCCCCGACTCGAATCACCTCGGAGCCGGTGACCGGCGGCGAGGAGAGCACCGTGGTCGTTCCGGACCCCAACGGCGGCCCGCCAGCGACCGGCGCGGATCGCCCGGCGGCGTCCTGGATGCAATTCATGCCTCTGGTCCTCATTTTCGTGGTCATGTACCTGTTTCTGATGCGTGGACCGCGCAAACAGCAGCAGAAACACAAGCAGATGGTGCAGTCGCTGAACAAGAACGATCGGGTCCGGACCATCGGAGGGATCTTCGGGACCGTCGTGGAAGTCCGGGGCGACGAGGTCGTGCTGAAAATCGATGAATCGAACAATACCAAGATCCGGGTCAGCACATCCGCAATCGGCAAGAATCTGTCACAGGAAGGCAAAGATTAA
- the secD gene encoding protein translocase subunit SecD, translated as MNKNLVPKSILTVVLVAAALWTLYPPNKTLKQGIDLAGGTSLIYAIDTEGLSPAEEQDLAQRMIQVLRRRIDPANIQNLVWRPQGNTRFEIQMPLASRAAQQMRQEYEVALNDLLAKNMNPASIIRALQDTDAERAEAFARVAQGDANRREILEELASTYDARKEAQDKRDALYQKLDALKATLTDAGVAMDRVEANRGDWTRLGPDQLATALKDFAASEEQIASLTEYVTAYRELATVLNQLTAESGLNDKFEAARRRLDQLNLTMDQITYTLELPEKSPLRLEQIERLKTNFPDRAADIENLVAAYDTYRPFQGQLDDPRDLQRMLKGAGILEWRVLPTGGRPELGETEIERYRQALIEKGPRYASDTQYVWCPIEDPAEFGAPDAVFAQFGDKTYVLASNRPNEAILRTPGGREWKLERAYPSSDNMGRRAIGFRLDERGGMLFYTVTAANPGRPLAILLDGVAISAPLISQDRPIGSEGIIMGSFTPTDITNMVNKLNAGSLPARLIEQPISEKTIGPSIGADNRDRSIRAGIIGLMVVVVVMAVYYLFAGAIADVALLLNIFFVLAIMAGLRATFTLPGIAGIILTIGMSVDANVLIFERIREEQAKGMGLASAIRNGYERAFRAIFDANLTTFITAAILYYVASEEIKGFAIVLMLGIASSLFTALFVTRLVFDFLVSKRLIKDRLAMLRLIHEPNINWMGMRKVFFVVSSVLIVGGLLVFFTRDNAKNNKYDIEFTGGTSVQINLKEGVSLSRQDVQDRIVAIAIELGNPALRAVNVYSIGESGRQYEITTTATNKTRSVVRFADGHGQTPETITATIRKTQSELHRELAGLAVAADSKNANTFVVTTSRVNPSIMQNLLEQAFPQAAIEAPQIDEVVTGAIREAFEGQLEVQENLDPQIVSEQRITTEMVDTYPELAGYLGGLKIECRIDQAASLDDIDRRLKDLRFKPDTQRLAWYNYDLFGSGIRPVDSDEPLNAFVYVSVEPEAGLRELSEDEWARFAENERTRVLAATELETSLPRVTQIDPSVGSESKTRALIAIVLSLSAIVAYVWVRFGTVRYGLTAIAALVHDVVITLGAVTACAYIADTAIGRALLIGDFKIDLAMIAAFLTLIGYSLNDTIVVFDRIRENRHKAQLTPQTVTNSINQTISRTLMTSFTTFIVILIMYIFGGQGLRGFTFAIGLGVIIGTYSSIAIAAPLLLVGANRQQDKQKK; from the coding sequence ATGAACAAGAATCTGGTGCCGAAGAGCATTCTGACTGTTGTCCTTGTGGCTGCGGCCTTGTGGACGTTGTATCCCCCCAACAAGACGCTTAAGCAGGGCATCGATCTGGCCGGTGGGACGAGTCTCATCTATGCCATCGACACCGAAGGGCTCAGTCCGGCCGAAGAGCAGGACCTCGCCCAGCGCATGATCCAGGTCCTCCGCCGGCGCATCGACCCGGCCAACATCCAGAACCTCGTCTGGCGGCCGCAGGGCAACACGCGGTTCGAGATCCAGATGCCTCTGGCCAGCCGGGCCGCCCAGCAGATGCGACAGGAATACGAGGTCGCGTTGAACGACCTTCTGGCCAAGAACATGAACCCGGCGAGCATCATCCGAGCCCTCCAGGACACCGACGCCGAGCGTGCCGAGGCATTCGCCCGCGTGGCCCAGGGCGACGCCAATCGCCGGGAAATCCTTGAGGAACTGGCCTCGACCTACGACGCGCGCAAAGAGGCCCAGGACAAACGAGATGCGCTCTATCAGAAGCTCGACGCTCTCAAGGCCACACTGACCGACGCGGGGGTGGCGATGGACCGCGTCGAAGCGAATCGAGGTGACTGGACCCGGCTGGGTCCTGACCAACTGGCGACCGCGCTGAAGGACTTCGCTGCGTCCGAGGAGCAGATCGCCTCGCTGACCGAGTACGTCACCGCGTACAGAGAGCTGGCGACCGTGTTGAATCAGCTCACGGCCGAGTCGGGCCTCAACGACAAGTTCGAGGCCGCCCGGCGCCGGCTGGATCAACTGAATCTGACGATGGATCAGATCACCTACACCCTGGAACTGCCGGAAAAGTCTCCCCTGCGCCTCGAACAGATCGAGCGACTCAAGACCAACTTCCCGGACCGCGCCGCGGACATCGAAAACCTCGTCGCCGCCTACGATACTTACCGTCCCTTCCAAGGCCAGCTCGACGACCCCAGAGACCTTCAGCGCATGCTCAAGGGAGCCGGCATCCTCGAATGGCGCGTCCTGCCGACCGGGGGCCGACCCGAGTTGGGCGAGACGGAGATCGAACGCTATCGACAGGCCCTGATCGAGAAAGGCCCGCGGTACGCTTCCGACACCCAGTACGTCTGGTGCCCGATCGAAGACCCCGCCGAGTTCGGCGCCCCCGACGCCGTCTTCGCCCAGTTCGGCGACAAGACCTACGTTCTCGCCAGCAACCGGCCGAACGAGGCCATTCTGCGCACACCCGGCGGACGCGAATGGAAACTGGAAAGGGCCTATCCCTCGTCGGACAACATGGGCCGAAGGGCCATCGGTTTCCGTCTGGACGAGCGTGGCGGCATGTTGTTCTACACCGTCACGGCGGCGAACCCCGGGCGTCCGCTGGCCATCCTGCTCGACGGCGTCGCCATCTCGGCGCCGCTGATCAGCCAGGACCGTCCGATCGGCAGTGAAGGCATCATCATGGGCAGTTTCACGCCGACCGACATCACGAACATGGTCAACAAGCTCAACGCCGGCTCCCTGCCCGCCCGGCTGATCGAGCAGCCGATCTCCGAAAAGACCATCGGCCCGTCCATCGGCGCCGACAACCGCGACCGGAGCATTCGGGCCGGCATCATCGGATTGATGGTCGTCGTCGTCGTGATGGCCGTCTACTACCTCTTCGCCGGCGCCATCGCCGACGTGGCCCTGCTGTTGAACATCTTCTTCGTCCTGGCCATCATGGCCGGCTTGCGGGCGACGTTCACGCTGCCCGGCATCGCCGGCATCATTCTGACGATCGGCATGAGCGTCGATGCGAACGTGCTGATCTTCGAGCGCATCCGCGAGGAGCAGGCCAAAGGCATGGGTCTGGCCTCCGCCATTCGAAACGGATACGAGCGGGCCTTCCGCGCGATCTTCGATGCGAACCTGACGACGTTCATCACCGCCGCGATCCTGTACTACGTCGCCTCGGAAGAGATCAAGGGCTTCGCCATCGTGCTGATGCTCGGCATCGCGTCGAGTTTGTTCACCGCGTTGTTCGTCACCCGGCTGGTCTTCGACTTCCTCGTCTCCAAGCGTCTGATCAAAGACCGCCTGGCCATGCTGCGTCTGATCCACGAGCCGAACATCAACTGGATGGGCATGCGAAAGGTGTTCTTCGTTGTCTCCAGCGTCCTCATCGTCGGCGGCCTGCTCGTGTTCTTCACCCGCGACAACGCCAAAAACAACAAATACGACATCGAATTCACCGGCGGCACGAGCGTTCAGATCAACCTGAAAGAGGGCGTCTCCCTGTCGCGTCAGGACGTGCAGGACCGCATCGTGGCGATCGCCATCGAACTCGGCAACCCCGCCCTGCGAGCGGTCAACGTCTACAGCATCGGCGAATCGGGGCGGCAGTACGAGATCACCACGACCGCCACGAACAAGACCCGATCGGTGGTCCGCTTCGCCGACGGCCACGGGCAAACGCCCGAGACCATCACCGCGACCATTCGCAAGACGCAATCGGAACTCCACCGGGAGCTGGCCGGCCTGGCGGTGGCCGCCGACTCGAAGAATGCCAACACCTTCGTCGTGACCACCAGCCGGGTCAACCCGTCGATCATGCAGAACCTTCTGGAACAGGCGTTCCCGCAGGCTGCGATCGAGGCGCCTCAGATCGACGAGGTGGTCACCGGCGCGATTCGCGAGGCCTTCGAAGGCCAGTTGGAGGTCCAGGAGAACCTCGATCCACAGATCGTTTCCGAGCAGAGAATCACCACCGAGATGGTCGACACGTATCCCGAGCTGGCCGGTTATCTCGGCGGGCTCAAGATCGAGTGTCGGATCGATCAAGCCGCCTCGCTCGACGACATCGACCGCCGGCTGAAGGACCTGCGATTCAAACCCGATACGCAGAGGCTGGCGTGGTACAACTACGACCTGTTCGGGTCGGGCATCCGGCCGGTCGACTCCGACGAGCCCCTGAACGCCTTCGTTTACGTCAGCGTCGAGCCCGAGGCCGGCCTGCGAGAACTCAGCGAGGACGAGTGGGCCCGCTTCGCGGAGAACGAGAGGACGCGAGTCCTGGCGGCCACGGAGCTGGAAACCTCGCTGCCGCGCGTCACGCAGATCGACCCGTCGGTCGGCTCGGAGTCCAAGACGCGGGCCTTGATCGCCATCGTGCTTTCGCTGTCGGCCATCGTGGCCTACGTGTGGGTCCGCTTCGGCACCGTCCGCTACGGTCTGACCGCCATCGCCGCCCTGGTTCACGACGTCGTCATCACGCTGGGCGCTGTGACGGCCTGCGCCTATATCGCCGACACGGCGATCGGCCGGGCCCTGCTCATCGGCGATTTCAAGATCGACCTGGCGATGATCGCGGCCTTCCTGACCCTGATCGGCTACTCGCTCAACGATACGATCGTCGTCTTCGACCGCATCCGCGAGAACCGGCACAAGGCCCAGCTCACGCCGCAGACCGTCACCAACAGCATCAACCAGACCATCTCAAGGACGCTGATGACGTCATTTACCACGTTCATCGTGATCCTGATCATGTACATCTTTGGCGGCCAGGGACTGCGAGGCTTCACCTTCGCCATCGGCCTCGGCGTCATCATCGGAACGTATTCGTCGATCGCCATCGCCGCCCCGCTGTTGCTGGTCGGCGCGAATCGGCAGCAGGACAAACAGAAGAAGTAG
- a CDS encoding LysM peptidoglycan-binding domain-containing protein, protein MDRDFKIGVICGVVLAGLALVWVATRPTLTTQARMFSPSVASLQEDREPADSAPAEPDRTTAATTPPPSSDIPPAERILGQAEPSRAERPAAVVEPQPAARQSDSAVHEQDQKITTTRFHIVQKDETLSAISQQYYGTANQWRKILAANEQNIKDANRIRPGTKLIIP, encoded by the coding sequence GTGGACAGAGATTTCAAAATCGGAGTGATCTGCGGCGTGGTCCTGGCGGGCCTGGCCCTGGTCTGGGTGGCGACGCGTCCGACCCTGACGACCCAGGCGCGGATGTTCAGCCCTTCGGTCGCCTCGTTGCAGGAAGATCGCGAGCCGGCCGATTCGGCGCCCGCCGAGCCGGACCGCACCACCGCTGCGACCACCCCACCGCCGTCATCCGACATCCCCCCCGCCGAGCGCATTCTCGGGCAGGCCGAGCCGAGCCGAGCCGAACGTCCCGCCGCCGTCGTCGAGCCGCAGCCCGCCGCACGGCAATCGGATTCGGCGGTCCATGAGCAGGATCAGAAGATCACCACCACCCGCTTCCACATCGTCCAGAAGGACGAAACCCTCTCGGCCATCTCGCAACAGTACTACGGCACCGCCAACCAGTGGCGCAAGATCCTTGCCGCCAACGAGCAGAACATCAAGGACGCCAACAGGATCCGCCCCGGAACCAAGCTCATCATTCCGTAG
- the pgl gene encoding 6-phosphogluconolactonase, with translation MIGGGQVMEATAKYRPNIEVVSDAEELASRAVHLFVSTAREALESRGTFHVALSGGQTPKLAFERLAASPAAQALHWQHIHVYWVDERYVPADSPQSNYRLAAEALLKKVPIPPDNIHRIPTEHEDICTAARSYETILRNAFGLDEDGVPEFDLIVLGMGADGHTASLLPNCFAPFDTDDLACVVYVMDGRLNRITLTHPVLRAAKRLAVLVSGTEKAETLRKVLTGEPDEVRYPIHILWPVLGKVIWLVDRDAAAAIP, from the coding sequence GTGATTGGAGGCGGCCAGGTCATGGAAGCCACCGCGAAATACCGGCCCAATATCGAGGTCGTCAGCGATGCCGAGGAACTGGCGTCGCGGGCGGTGCATCTGTTCGTCTCAACTGCGCGCGAGGCGTTGGAGTCGAGGGGGACCTTCCACGTGGCCCTCTCCGGCGGCCAGACGCCCAAGCTCGCGTTTGAGAGACTGGCGGCCAGTCCCGCGGCGCAGGCGCTTCACTGGCAACACATCCACGTGTACTGGGTCGATGAGCGGTACGTCCCGGCCGACTCGCCTCAGAGCAATTACCGTCTTGCGGCCGAAGCGCTTCTGAAGAAGGTCCCGATCCCGCCGGACAACATCCACCGCATTCCGACGGAGCACGAGGACATCTGCACGGCGGCCCGGTCCTACGAGACGATTCTCCGCAATGCCTTCGGGCTCGATGAGGACGGCGTGCCCGAGTTCGACCTGATCGTGCTCGGGATGGGGGCCGACGGGCACACCGCATCGCTGTTGCCCAACTGTTTCGCCCCGTTCGATACGGACGACCTGGCGTGCGTCGTCTACGTCATGGACGGCCGGCTCAATCGGATTACGCTGACCCATCCGGTGCTACGGGCCGCCAAACGCCTGGCGGTGCTGGTTTCGGGGACCGAGAAGGCCGAGACGCTGCGAAAGGTGCTGACCGGCGAGCCCGACGAGGTTCGCTATCCGATTCACATCCTCTGGCCCGTATTGGGCAAGGTCATCTGGCTCGTGGACCGGGATGCGGCGGCGGCGATCCCGTAG